The Garra rufa chromosome 18, GarRuf1.0, whole genome shotgun sequence genome window below encodes:
- the prkcbp1l gene encoding protein kinase C binding protein 1, like isoform X6 encodes MHPQSLAVDEVKTESDAVDGMEVSVPPKVSDLGSAEQALAAQKRKAPSPPHSSNGHSPADTSPSPTKKKKKPGLVNNSKDQDGRNDFYCWVCHREGQVLCCELCPRVYHAKCLKLAAEPEGDWFCPECEKITVAECIETQSKAMTMLNLEQLSYLLKFALQKMKQPGTEPFQKPVSLEQHPDYAEYIFHPMDLCTLEKNIKKKMYGCTEAFLADVKWILHNCIIYNGGNHKLTATAKVIVKICEHEMNEIEVCPECYLSACQKRDNWFCEPCSQPHPLVWAKLKGFPFWPAKALRDKDGQVDARFFGQHDRAWVPINNCYLMSKEIPFSVKKTKSIFNSAMQEMEVYVENVRKKYGVFNYAPFRTPYTPNNQFQMLQDPNNPKKGTVKPEKQDKVKFSFDMTASPKMLLGKTVMSGGGGRRISMTDVPRSPMSTNSSVHTGSDLEQDERGARVSSSHYSGGEDSMDYTASPASLKTSNSPKPLLPTPVKQERSSGTGSILNLNLDRSKAEMDLKELSETVQQQQQQQQGTSVLLTSPKKPTRSLDKTIESCKAQLGIDEISDDVYRGVEHSDSDDSDKSDSSDSEYMSEDEQKPKNTNHNNSVHKDSKKRPRPPSTQGQDQDAAPPTAGGTPGGDKKSSEPQTKEKSSGGVEKDSQEKSKPLQQTQKEKSQPGPDVRPAGSEQELDSDSERELVIDLGEEPGGREKKKAKRDNPTAPIPTTKDQTGIKIDGKASASTSISASSSTDNTLSSINPGPKDASASAIKPPATVATASTTQATSTSAVQPTSTAPVSSNVVKKQRPLLPKDNTQPAQRPATWNPAGGKLHTSSQKVQRQQQQGETVPQIVAQSQAQTQSSANNSSTRYQTRQSVKVVQHKDTSPVNMVSGTSTSGLAGDFLTPPASADVAADIAKYTTKMMDVIKGTMTEIYNDLSKSTTGNTIAEIRRLRIEIEKLQWLHQQELSEMKHNLELTMAEMRQSLEQERERLVSEVKKQMEMEKQQAVDETKKKQWCANCKKEAIFYCCWNTSYCDYPCQQAHWPEHMKSCTQSATASQQETEAEASSDAAGKPVGQSPKTQPSPTGERTSPTNRGPSPSTDNTKGSSSVAVS; translated from the exons ATGCATCCACAGAG TTTGGCTGTGGATGAAGTAAAGACGGAGTCTGATGCTGTTGATGGGATGGAGGTGTCCGTGCCACCCAAAG TCTCTGATCTAGGATCAGCGGAGCAGGCGCTGGCTGCGCAGAAGAGGAAAGCACCCAGTCCTCCACATTCCTCAAACGGACACTCTCCCGCTGACACGTCACCCAGTCCcacaaagaaaaagaagaaaccgGGACTAGTCAACAACAGTAAAGACCAA GACGGGCGGAATGACTTCTACTGCTGGGTGTGTCACCGCGAGGGCCAGGTGCTCTGCTGTGAGCTCTGCCCGCGCGTCTACCACGCCAAGTGCCTCAAACTGGCCGCAGAGCCTGAAGGCGACTGGTTCTGTCCAGAGTGCGAG AAAATAACAGTGGCTGAATGCATAGAGACTCAGAGTAAAGCTATGACCATGCTGAACCTGGAGCAGCTGTCCTACCTGCTGAAGTTCGCTTTGCAGAAAATGAAACAACCAGGG ACCGAACCATTTCAGAAGCCAGTGTCGCTTGAACAGCACCCGGATTATGCCGAGTATATATTTCACCCCATGGACCTGTGCACTCTAGAGAAG AATATCAAGAAGAAAATGTACGGTTGCACAGAAGCATTTTTGGCCGATGTGAAATGGATTCTACACAACTGTATCATTTATAATGGAG GAAACCATAAGCTAACAGCAACTGCTAAAGTTATTGTCAAGATCTGTGAACATGAA ATGAATGAAATCGAGGTTTGTCCGGAGTGCTACCTATCCGCCTGTCAGAAGAGAGACAACTGGTTCTGCGAACCTTGT TCTCAGCCTCATCCTTTGGTGTGGGCCAAACTGAAAGGTTTTCCTTTCTGGCCCGCTAAAGCCTTGAGGGACAAAGATGGTCAGGTGGACGCACGGTTCTTTGGCCAGCATGACAG AGCTTGGGTGCCCATAAACAACTGTTACCTCATGTCCAAGGAGATCCCCTTCTCTGTGAAGAAGACCAAAAGCATTTTCAACAGTGCCATGCAAGAAATGGAGGTCTACGTGGAAAATGTGCGCAAGAAATACGGCGTGTTCAACTACGCCCCGTTCCGGACACCTTACACACCCAACAACCAGTTCCAAATGCTGCAGGACCCTAATAACCCTAAAAAAGGCACGGTGAAGCCTGAGAAACAGGACAAGGTCAAGTTCAGCTTCGATATGACCGCATCTCCCAAGATGCTCTTGGGTAAAACAGTAATGTCAGGAGGTGGGGGGCGGCGAATTTCTATGACGGACGTGCCCAGATCCCCAATGAGCACCAACTCTTCAGTCCACACGGGGTCCGACCTGGAGCAGGACGAACGAGGGGCGAGAGTGTCATCGAGTCACTATAGCGGCGGTGAAGACTCAATGGATTATACAG CGTCCCCTGCGTCTCTAAAGACAAGCAACAGTCCCAAGCCTCTCCTCCCCACGCCGGTTAAACAGGAAAGGAGTTCGGGCACGGGAAGCATCCTCAACTTAAATCTGG ATCGCAGTAAAGCTGAAATGGACCTGAAGGAGTTGAGTGAGACTgtacaacagcagcagcagcagcagcaaggGACATCGGTTCTCCTCACCTCTCCCAAAAAACCTACTAGGAGTTTGGATAAAACTATAGAGAGCTGCAAGGCTCAGCTGG GAATCGATGAGATCTCAGATGATGTGTACCGCGGTGTTGAGCACAGTGACTCGGACGACTCTGACAAATCAGACTCCAGTGACAGCGAATATATGTCTGAGGACGAACAGAAGCCCAAGAACACTAACCACAACAACAGTGTCCACAAAGACTCCAAAAAGAGACCCAGACCTCCATCCACTCAAGGACAAGATCAAGACGCTGCCCCGCCAACCGCTGGAGGAACACCAGGTGGAGACAAGAAGTCCTCAGAGCCCCAGACCAAAGAGAAGTCAAGCGGGGGCGTGGAGAAAGACTCCCAGGAGAAGAGCAAACCCCTGCAGCAGACCCAGAAGGAGAAGTCACAGCCTGGGCCGGACGTTCGGCCTGCTGGATCAGAGCAGGAACTGGACTCAGACTCTGAGCGAGAGCTGGTAATAGACCTTGGTGAGGAACCAGGTGGAAGGGAAAAGAAAAAAGCCAAGCGAGACAACCCAACAGCCCCCATCCCCACAACTAAAGATCAGACGGGCATTAAAATAGACG GTAAAGCTTCTGCATCCACCAGCATATCAGCTTCTTCATCCACAGATAATACTTTATCTTCCATCAATCCTGGTCCAAAAGATGCAAGCGCATCTGCTATCAAGCCTCCAGCTACTGTCGCAACTGCATCTACCACTCAAGCCACCTCCACCTCGGCTGTTCAACCCACGTCTACTGCCCCAGTCTCCTCCAATGTGGTGAAAAAACAGCGCCCTCTGCTGCCCAAGGACAATACACAGCCAGCGCAGCGGCCTGCGACGTGGAACCCAGCTGGGGGTAAACTCCATACGTCCAGTCAGAAGGTGCAGAGACAGCAACAACAAGGTGAAACGGTTCCTCAGATAGTGGCACAGAGCCAAGCGCAGACCCAGAGCTCAGCCAATAACTCCAGCACACGCTACCAGACCAGACAGTCCGTCAAAG TTGTTCAACACAAAGACACCTCACCTGTTAACATGGTTTCTGGTACGTCCACTTCCGGTCTGGCTGGAGATTTCCTCACCCCTCCGGCATCTGCTGACGTTGCCGCTGACATTGCCAAGTACACCACTAAG ATGATGGATGTGATCAAGGGAACAATGACAGAGATATACAATGATCTCTCTAAGAGCACGACGGGGAACACCATTGCTGAG ATCCGGCGGTTACGGATTGAGATTGAGAAACTCCAGTGGTTGCATCAGCAGGAGCTGTCAGAGATGAAACATAACCTCG agctGACCATGGCTGAAATGAGGCAGAGTCTGGAGCAGGAGAGAGAGCGGCTGGTGTCAGAAGTGAAGAAACAAATGGAGATGGAGAAACAGCAGGCGGTGGACGAGACCAAGAAGAAGCAGTGGTGTGCCAACTGCAAGAAAGAGGCCATTTTCTACTGTTGCTGGAACACAAGTTACTGCGACTACCCCTGCCAGCAGGCACACTGGCCCGAACACATGAAATCCTGCACACAGTCAG CCACAGCATCTCAGCAGGAAACCGAAGCTGAAGCCAGTTCGGACGCAGCTGGAAAACCAGTAGGACAGTCCCCTAAAACCCAGCCTTCACCAACCGGAGAAAGAACATCACCCACAAACCGAGGACCCTCCCCTTCCACAGACAACACTAAAGGCAGCTCCTCGGTGGCTGTCTCATAA
- the prkcbp1l gene encoding protein kinase C binding protein 1, like isoform X2: protein MHPQSLAVDEVKTESDAVDGMEVSVPPKVSDLGSAEQALAAQKRKAPSPPHSSNGHSPADTSPSPTKKKKKPGLVNNSKDQCELRHGPFYYVKQPALTTDPVDVVPQDGRNDFYCWVCHREGQVLCCELCPRVYHAKCLKLAAEPEGDWFCPECEKITVAECIETQSKAMTMLNLEQLSYLLKFALQKMKQPGTEPFQKPVSLEQHPDYAEYIFHPMDLCTLEKNIKKKMYGCTEAFLADVKWILHNCIIYNGGNHKLTATAKVIVKICEHEMNEIEVCPECYLSACQKRDNWFCEPCSQPHPLVWAKLKGFPFWPAKALRDKDGQVDARFFGQHDRAWVPINNCYLMSKEIPFSVKKTKSIFNSAMQEMEVYVENVRKKYGVFNYAPFRTPYTPNNQFQMLQDPNNPKKGTVKPEKQDKVKFSFDMTASPKMLLGKTVMSGGGGRRISMTDVPRSPMSTNSSVHTGSDLEQDERGARVSSSHYSGGEDSMDYTASPASLKTSNSPKPLLPTPVKQERSSGTGSILNLNLDRSKAEMDLKELSETVQQQQQQQQGTSVLLTSPKKPTRSLDKTIESCKAQLGIDEISDDVYRGVEHSDSDDSDKSDSSDSEYMSEDEQKPKNTNHNNSVHKDSKKRPRPPSTQGQDQDAAPPTAGGTPGGDKKSSEPQTKEKSSGGVEKDSQEKSKPLQQTQKEKSQPGPDVRPAGSEQELDSDSERELVIDLGEEPGGREKKKAKRDNPTAPIPTTKDQTGIKIDGKASASTSISASSSTDNTLSSINPGPKDASASAIKPPATVATASTTQATSTSAVQPTSTAPVSSNVVKKQRPLLPKDNTQPAQRPATWNPAGGKLHTSSQKVQRQQQQGETVPQIVAQSQAQTQSSANNSSTRYQTRQSVKVVQHKDTSPVNMVSGTSTSGLAGDFLTPPASADVAADIAKYTTKMMDVIKGTMTEIYNDLSKSTTGNTIAEIRRLRIEIEKLQWLHQQELSEMKHNLELTMAEMRQSLEQERERLVSEVKKQMEMEKQQAVDETKKKQWCANCKKEAIFYCCWNTSYCDYPCQQAHWPEHMKSCTQSATASQQETEAEASSDAAGKPVGQSPKTQPSPTGERTSPTNRGPSPSTDNTKGSSSVAVS from the exons ATGCATCCACAGAG TTTGGCTGTGGATGAAGTAAAGACGGAGTCTGATGCTGTTGATGGGATGGAGGTGTCCGTGCCACCCAAAG TCTCTGATCTAGGATCAGCGGAGCAGGCGCTGGCTGCGCAGAAGAGGAAAGCACCCAGTCCTCCACATTCCTCAAACGGACACTCTCCCGCTGACACGTCACCCAGTCCcacaaagaaaaagaagaaaccgGGACTAGTCAACAACAGTAAAGACCAA TGTGAGCTAAGACATGGTCCCTTTTACTATGTCAAGCAGCCCGCACTCACCACAGACCCTGTTGATGTTGTACCGCAGGACGGGCGGAATGACTTCTACTGCTGGGTGTGTCACCGCGAGGGCCAGGTGCTCTGCTGTGAGCTCTGCCCGCGCGTCTACCACGCCAAGTGCCTCAAACTGGCCGCAGAGCCTGAAGGCGACTGGTTCTGTCCAGAGTGCGAG AAAATAACAGTGGCTGAATGCATAGAGACTCAGAGTAAAGCTATGACCATGCTGAACCTGGAGCAGCTGTCCTACCTGCTGAAGTTCGCTTTGCAGAAAATGAAACAACCAGGG ACCGAACCATTTCAGAAGCCAGTGTCGCTTGAACAGCACCCGGATTATGCCGAGTATATATTTCACCCCATGGACCTGTGCACTCTAGAGAAG AATATCAAGAAGAAAATGTACGGTTGCACAGAAGCATTTTTGGCCGATGTGAAATGGATTCTACACAACTGTATCATTTATAATGGAG GAAACCATAAGCTAACAGCAACTGCTAAAGTTATTGTCAAGATCTGTGAACATGAA ATGAATGAAATCGAGGTTTGTCCGGAGTGCTACCTATCCGCCTGTCAGAAGAGAGACAACTGGTTCTGCGAACCTTGT TCTCAGCCTCATCCTTTGGTGTGGGCCAAACTGAAAGGTTTTCCTTTCTGGCCCGCTAAAGCCTTGAGGGACAAAGATGGTCAGGTGGACGCACGGTTCTTTGGCCAGCATGACAG AGCTTGGGTGCCCATAAACAACTGTTACCTCATGTCCAAGGAGATCCCCTTCTCTGTGAAGAAGACCAAAAGCATTTTCAACAGTGCCATGCAAGAAATGGAGGTCTACGTGGAAAATGTGCGCAAGAAATACGGCGTGTTCAACTACGCCCCGTTCCGGACACCTTACACACCCAACAACCAGTTCCAAATGCTGCAGGACCCTAATAACCCTAAAAAAGGCACGGTGAAGCCTGAGAAACAGGACAAGGTCAAGTTCAGCTTCGATATGACCGCATCTCCCAAGATGCTCTTGGGTAAAACAGTAATGTCAGGAGGTGGGGGGCGGCGAATTTCTATGACGGACGTGCCCAGATCCCCAATGAGCACCAACTCTTCAGTCCACACGGGGTCCGACCTGGAGCAGGACGAACGAGGGGCGAGAGTGTCATCGAGTCACTATAGCGGCGGTGAAGACTCAATGGATTATACAG CGTCCCCTGCGTCTCTAAAGACAAGCAACAGTCCCAAGCCTCTCCTCCCCACGCCGGTTAAACAGGAAAGGAGTTCGGGCACGGGAAGCATCCTCAACTTAAATCTGG ATCGCAGTAAAGCTGAAATGGACCTGAAGGAGTTGAGTGAGACTgtacaacagcagcagcagcagcagcaaggGACATCGGTTCTCCTCACCTCTCCCAAAAAACCTACTAGGAGTTTGGATAAAACTATAGAGAGCTGCAAGGCTCAGCTGG GAATCGATGAGATCTCAGATGATGTGTACCGCGGTGTTGAGCACAGTGACTCGGACGACTCTGACAAATCAGACTCCAGTGACAGCGAATATATGTCTGAGGACGAACAGAAGCCCAAGAACACTAACCACAACAACAGTGTCCACAAAGACTCCAAAAAGAGACCCAGACCTCCATCCACTCAAGGACAAGATCAAGACGCTGCCCCGCCAACCGCTGGAGGAACACCAGGTGGAGACAAGAAGTCCTCAGAGCCCCAGACCAAAGAGAAGTCAAGCGGGGGCGTGGAGAAAGACTCCCAGGAGAAGAGCAAACCCCTGCAGCAGACCCAGAAGGAGAAGTCACAGCCTGGGCCGGACGTTCGGCCTGCTGGATCAGAGCAGGAACTGGACTCAGACTCTGAGCGAGAGCTGGTAATAGACCTTGGTGAGGAACCAGGTGGAAGGGAAAAGAAAAAAGCCAAGCGAGACAACCCAACAGCCCCCATCCCCACAACTAAAGATCAGACGGGCATTAAAATAGACG GTAAAGCTTCTGCATCCACCAGCATATCAGCTTCTTCATCCACAGATAATACTTTATCTTCCATCAATCCTGGTCCAAAAGATGCAAGCGCATCTGCTATCAAGCCTCCAGCTACTGTCGCAACTGCATCTACCACTCAAGCCACCTCCACCTCGGCTGTTCAACCCACGTCTACTGCCCCAGTCTCCTCCAATGTGGTGAAAAAACAGCGCCCTCTGCTGCCCAAGGACAATACACAGCCAGCGCAGCGGCCTGCGACGTGGAACCCAGCTGGGGGTAAACTCCATACGTCCAGTCAGAAGGTGCAGAGACAGCAACAACAAGGTGAAACGGTTCCTCAGATAGTGGCACAGAGCCAAGCGCAGACCCAGAGCTCAGCCAATAACTCCAGCACACGCTACCAGACCAGACAGTCCGTCAAAG TTGTTCAACACAAAGACACCTCACCTGTTAACATGGTTTCTGGTACGTCCACTTCCGGTCTGGCTGGAGATTTCCTCACCCCTCCGGCATCTGCTGACGTTGCCGCTGACATTGCCAAGTACACCACTAAG ATGATGGATGTGATCAAGGGAACAATGACAGAGATATACAATGATCTCTCTAAGAGCACGACGGGGAACACCATTGCTGAG ATCCGGCGGTTACGGATTGAGATTGAGAAACTCCAGTGGTTGCATCAGCAGGAGCTGTCAGAGATGAAACATAACCTCG agctGACCATGGCTGAAATGAGGCAGAGTCTGGAGCAGGAGAGAGAGCGGCTGGTGTCAGAAGTGAAGAAACAAATGGAGATGGAGAAACAGCAGGCGGTGGACGAGACCAAGAAGAAGCAGTGGTGTGCCAACTGCAAGAAAGAGGCCATTTTCTACTGTTGCTGGAACACAAGTTACTGCGACTACCCCTGCCAGCAGGCACACTGGCCCGAACACATGAAATCCTGCACACAGTCAG CCACAGCATCTCAGCAGGAAACCGAAGCTGAAGCCAGTTCGGACGCAGCTGGAAAACCAGTAGGACAGTCCCCTAAAACCCAGCCTTCACCAACCGGAGAAAGAACATCACCCACAAACCGAGGACCCTCCCCTTCCACAGACAACACTAAAGGCAGCTCCTCGGTGGCTGTCTCATAA
- the prkcbp1l gene encoding protein kinase C binding protein 1, like isoform X3, producing MEVSVPPKAVSDLGSAEQALAAQKRKAPSPPHSSNGHSPADTSPSPTKKKKKPGLVNNSKDQCELRHGPFYYVKQPALTTDPVDVVPQDGRNDFYCWVCHREGQVLCCELCPRVYHAKCLKLAAEPEGDWFCPECEKITVAECIETQSKAMTMLNLEQLSYLLKFALQKMKQPGTEPFQKPVSLEQHPDYAEYIFHPMDLCTLEKNIKKKMYGCTEAFLADVKWILHNCIIYNGGNHKLTATAKVIVKICEHEMNEIEVCPECYLSACQKRDNWFCEPCSQPHPLVWAKLKGFPFWPAKALRDKDGQVDARFFGQHDRAWVPINNCYLMSKEIPFSVKKTKSIFNSAMQEMEVYVENVRKKYGVFNYAPFRTPYTPNNQFQMLQDPNNPKKGTVKPEKQDKVKFSFDMTASPKMLLGKTVMSGGGGRRISMTDVPRSPMSTNSSVHTGSDLEQDERGARVSSSHYSGGEDSMDYTASPASLKTSNSPKPLLPTPVKQERSSGTGSILNLNLDRSKAEMDLKELSETVQQQQQQQQGTSVLLTSPKKPTRSLDKTIESCKAQLGIDEISDDVYRGVEHSDSDDSDKSDSSDSEYMSEDEQKPKNTNHNNSVHKDSKKRPRPPSTQGQDQDAAPPTAGGTPGGDKKSSEPQTKEKSSGGVEKDSQEKSKPLQQTQKEKSQPGPDVRPAGSEQELDSDSERELVIDLGEEPGGREKKKAKRDNPTAPIPTTKDQTGIKIDGKASASTSISASSSTDNTLSSINPGPKDASASAIKPPATVATASTTQATSTSAVQPTSTAPVSSNVVKKQRPLLPKDNTQPAQRPATWNPAGGKLHTSSQKVQRQQQQGETVPQIVAQSQAQTQSSANNSSTRYQTRQSVKVVQHKDTSPVNMVSGTSTSGLAGDFLTPPASADVAADIAKYTTKMMDVIKGTMTEIYNDLSKSTTGNTIAEIRRLRIEIEKLQWLHQQELSEMKHNLELTMAEMRQSLEQERERLVSEVKKQMEMEKQQAVDETKKKQWCANCKKEAIFYCCWNTSYCDYPCQQAHWPEHMKSCTQSATASQQETEAEASSDAAGKPVGQSPKTQPSPTGERTSPTNRGPSPSTDNTKGSSSVAVS from the exons ATGGAGGTGTCCGTGCCACCCAAAG CAGTCTCTGATCTAGGATCAGCGGAGCAGGCGCTGGCTGCGCAGAAGAGGAAAGCACCCAGTCCTCCACATTCCTCAAACGGACACTCTCCCGCTGACACGTCACCCAGTCCcacaaagaaaaagaagaaaccgGGACTAGTCAACAACAGTAAAGACCAA TGTGAGCTAAGACATGGTCCCTTTTACTATGTCAAGCAGCCCGCACTCACCACAGACCCTGTTGATGTTGTACCGCAGGACGGGCGGAATGACTTCTACTGCTGGGTGTGTCACCGCGAGGGCCAGGTGCTCTGCTGTGAGCTCTGCCCGCGCGTCTACCACGCCAAGTGCCTCAAACTGGCCGCAGAGCCTGAAGGCGACTGGTTCTGTCCAGAGTGCGAG AAAATAACAGTGGCTGAATGCATAGAGACTCAGAGTAAAGCTATGACCATGCTGAACCTGGAGCAGCTGTCCTACCTGCTGAAGTTCGCTTTGCAGAAAATGAAACAACCAGGG ACCGAACCATTTCAGAAGCCAGTGTCGCTTGAACAGCACCCGGATTATGCCGAGTATATATTTCACCCCATGGACCTGTGCACTCTAGAGAAG AATATCAAGAAGAAAATGTACGGTTGCACAGAAGCATTTTTGGCCGATGTGAAATGGATTCTACACAACTGTATCATTTATAATGGAG GAAACCATAAGCTAACAGCAACTGCTAAAGTTATTGTCAAGATCTGTGAACATGAA ATGAATGAAATCGAGGTTTGTCCGGAGTGCTACCTATCCGCCTGTCAGAAGAGAGACAACTGGTTCTGCGAACCTTGT TCTCAGCCTCATCCTTTGGTGTGGGCCAAACTGAAAGGTTTTCCTTTCTGGCCCGCTAAAGCCTTGAGGGACAAAGATGGTCAGGTGGACGCACGGTTCTTTGGCCAGCATGACAG AGCTTGGGTGCCCATAAACAACTGTTACCTCATGTCCAAGGAGATCCCCTTCTCTGTGAAGAAGACCAAAAGCATTTTCAACAGTGCCATGCAAGAAATGGAGGTCTACGTGGAAAATGTGCGCAAGAAATACGGCGTGTTCAACTACGCCCCGTTCCGGACACCTTACACACCCAACAACCAGTTCCAAATGCTGCAGGACCCTAATAACCCTAAAAAAGGCACGGTGAAGCCTGAGAAACAGGACAAGGTCAAGTTCAGCTTCGATATGACCGCATCTCCCAAGATGCTCTTGGGTAAAACAGTAATGTCAGGAGGTGGGGGGCGGCGAATTTCTATGACGGACGTGCCCAGATCCCCAATGAGCACCAACTCTTCAGTCCACACGGGGTCCGACCTGGAGCAGGACGAACGAGGGGCGAGAGTGTCATCGAGTCACTATAGCGGCGGTGAAGACTCAATGGATTATACAG CGTCCCCTGCGTCTCTAAAGACAAGCAACAGTCCCAAGCCTCTCCTCCCCACGCCGGTTAAACAGGAAAGGAGTTCGGGCACGGGAAGCATCCTCAACTTAAATCTGG ATCGCAGTAAAGCTGAAATGGACCTGAAGGAGTTGAGTGAGACTgtacaacagcagcagcagcagcagcaaggGACATCGGTTCTCCTCACCTCTCCCAAAAAACCTACTAGGAGTTTGGATAAAACTATAGAGAGCTGCAAGGCTCAGCTGG GAATCGATGAGATCTCAGATGATGTGTACCGCGGTGTTGAGCACAGTGACTCGGACGACTCTGACAAATCAGACTCCAGTGACAGCGAATATATGTCTGAGGACGAACAGAAGCCCAAGAACACTAACCACAACAACAGTGTCCACAAAGACTCCAAAAAGAGACCCAGACCTCCATCCACTCAAGGACAAGATCAAGACGCTGCCCCGCCAACCGCTGGAGGAACACCAGGTGGAGACAAGAAGTCCTCAGAGCCCCAGACCAAAGAGAAGTCAAGCGGGGGCGTGGAGAAAGACTCCCAGGAGAAGAGCAAACCCCTGCAGCAGACCCAGAAGGAGAAGTCACAGCCTGGGCCGGACGTTCGGCCTGCTGGATCAGAGCAGGAACTGGACTCAGACTCTGAGCGAGAGCTGGTAATAGACCTTGGTGAGGAACCAGGTGGAAGGGAAAAGAAAAAAGCCAAGCGAGACAACCCAACAGCCCCCATCCCCACAACTAAAGATCAGACGGGCATTAAAATAGACG GTAAAGCTTCTGCATCCACCAGCATATCAGCTTCTTCATCCACAGATAATACTTTATCTTCCATCAATCCTGGTCCAAAAGATGCAAGCGCATCTGCTATCAAGCCTCCAGCTACTGTCGCAACTGCATCTACCACTCAAGCCACCTCCACCTCGGCTGTTCAACCCACGTCTACTGCCCCAGTCTCCTCCAATGTGGTGAAAAAACAGCGCCCTCTGCTGCCCAAGGACAATACACAGCCAGCGCAGCGGCCTGCGACGTGGAACCCAGCTGGGGGTAAACTCCATACGTCCAGTCAGAAGGTGCAGAGACAGCAACAACAAGGTGAAACGGTTCCTCAGATAGTGGCACAGAGCCAAGCGCAGACCCAGAGCTCAGCCAATAACTCCAGCACACGCTACCAGACCAGACAGTCCGTCAAAG TTGTTCAACACAAAGACACCTCACCTGTTAACATGGTTTCTGGTACGTCCACTTCCGGTCTGGCTGGAGATTTCCTCACCCCTCCGGCATCTGCTGACGTTGCCGCTGACATTGCCAAGTACACCACTAAG ATGATGGATGTGATCAAGGGAACAATGACAGAGATATACAATGATCTCTCTAAGAGCACGACGGGGAACACCATTGCTGAG ATCCGGCGGTTACGGATTGAGATTGAGAAACTCCAGTGGTTGCATCAGCAGGAGCTGTCAGAGATGAAACATAACCTCG agctGACCATGGCTGAAATGAGGCAGAGTCTGGAGCAGGAGAGAGAGCGGCTGGTGTCAGAAGTGAAGAAACAAATGGAGATGGAGAAACAGCAGGCGGTGGACGAGACCAAGAAGAAGCAGTGGTGTGCCAACTGCAAGAAAGAGGCCATTTTCTACTGTTGCTGGAACACAAGTTACTGCGACTACCCCTGCCAGCAGGCACACTGGCCCGAACACATGAAATCCTGCACACAGTCAG CCACAGCATCTCAGCAGGAAACCGAAGCTGAAGCCAGTTCGGACGCAGCTGGAAAACCAGTAGGACAGTCCCCTAAAACCCAGCCTTCACCAACCGGAGAAAGAACATCACCCACAAACCGAGGACCCTCCCCTTCCACAGACAACACTAAAGGCAGCTCCTCGGTGGCTGTCTCATAA